In Mercenaria mercenaria strain notata chromosome 13, MADL_Memer_1, whole genome shotgun sequence, a single window of DNA contains:
- the LOC123528987 gene encoding N-alpha-acetyltransferase 10-like, protein MNIRNGKPEDLMNMQHCNLLCLPENYQMKYYFYHGLSWPQLSYVAEDEAGKIVGYVLAKMEEDPEDVPHGHITSLAVKRSYRRLGLAKKLMDQASRAMVESFDARYVSLHVRKSNRAALHLYTETLRFQISEIEPKYYADGEDAYAMRRDLSEFKVNEKEKETCAMALEQAKKAEISTVTSNMEKVTVS, encoded by the exons ATGAATATTCGAAATGGAAAG CCAGAAGACTTGATGAATATGCAGCATTGTAATTTACTGTGCTTGCCAGAGAATTATCAGATGAAATACTATTTCTATCACGGCTTATCCTGGCCACAG cTGTCATATGTTGCTGAAGATGAGGCTGGGAAAATTGTGGGCTATGTTTTAGCCAAGAT ggAAGAAGATCCAGAAGATGTACCACATGGACATATAACATCACtg GCTGTGAAAAGGTCCTACAGAAGGCTTGGACTAGCCAAGAAGTTGATGGACCAAGCATCACGTGCAATGGTGGAATCCTTTGATGCCAGATATGTCTCTTTACACGTGCGGAAGAGTAACAGAGCAGCTTTACATTTATACACAGAAACACTTAGATTCCA GATAAGTGAAATAGAGCCAAAGTATTATGCAGATGGTGAGGATGCCTATGCTATGAGGAGAGATCTATCAGAATTTAAAGTAAAT GAAAAAGAGAAGGAGACTTGTGCTATGGCACTGGAACAAGCGAAGAAAGCTGAAATATCAACTGTTACATCAAATATGGAGAAAGTGACTGTATCTTGA